In Sphingobacterium thalpophilum, a genomic segment contains:
- a CDS encoding pyridoxal phosphate-dependent aminotransferase, whose protein sequence is MPVISEKGLNMPASPIRKLTPYADQAKKEGKKIYHLNIGQPDIQTPEVMLNALKNIQFKVWAYTPSEGTASYRNKLAEYYNKLNYNIEPTDILVTNGGSEAIMIAMQACLNEGEEIIIPEPFYANYNGFACSSDVVIKPIMSYIESGFALPSIAEFEKVITATTKAICICNPNNPTGYLYSREELEALRELCLKYDLYLFSDEAYREFCYDGREFISPMHLEGLENNVVIFDTVSKRYSACGARIGCIITKNKELYQTALKFAQARLSPSLEGQIAGEAAVDTPDSYFEAVSKEYTARRDTLVKGLNAIEGVYSPNPGGAFYVVAKLPIDNADKFCQWMLEEFSYNNETVMMAPATGFYSTEGAGVNEVRLAYVLNQDDLKSALVCLEKALQVYPGRTN, encoded by the coding sequence ATGCCAGTAATATCAGAAAAAGGGCTGAATATGCCTGCGTCGCCTATTAGAAAGTTGACGCCATATGCTGATCAAGCAAAAAAAGAAGGTAAAAAGATATATCACCTCAATATCGGACAACCTGATATCCAAACACCTGAAGTGATGCTTAATGCTTTGAAAAATATACAGTTCAAAGTGTGGGCCTACACACCTTCTGAAGGTACAGCCTCTTACCGAAACAAGTTAGCAGAATATTATAATAAGCTAAATTATAATATCGAGCCGACAGATATATTAGTAACAAATGGTGGTTCGGAAGCGATTATGATCGCTATGCAAGCCTGTTTAAATGAAGGCGAAGAGATCATCATTCCAGAGCCATTTTATGCGAATTACAATGGTTTTGCTTGTTCCTCCGATGTGGTAATCAAACCAATCATGTCCTATATTGAAAGTGGATTTGCATTACCTTCCATCGCCGAATTTGAAAAAGTAATTACCGCTACAACCAAAGCAATCTGCATCTGTAATCCAAATAACCCTACAGGTTACCTTTATTCCAGAGAAGAACTCGAAGCTCTTCGTGAACTTTGTCTAAAATATGATCTTTACCTTTTTTCAGATGAGGCTTATCGTGAATTTTGTTACGATGGCAGAGAGTTTATCTCACCAATGCATTTAGAAGGTCTCGAAAATAATGTCGTTATTTTTGATACAGTATCAAAACGTTACTCCGCTTGTGGTGCGCGTATTGGATGTATCATTACCAAAAACAAAGAACTATATCAGACAGCACTGAAATTTGCACAAGCGCGCTTAAGCCCATCCTTAGAAGGACAAATAGCGGGTGAAGCTGCTGTTGATACACCAGACAGTTACTTCGAGGCGGTATCCAAAGAATATACAGCAAGAAGAGATACCCTCGTAAAAGGGCTCAATGCCATTGAAGGAGTTTACTCTCCTAACCCGGGTGGAGCATTTTACGTCGTAGCCAAATTACCAATTGATAATGCAGATAAATTCTGTCAATGGATGTTGGAAGAGTTCTCTTACAATAACGAAACAGTTATGATGGCTCCAGCTACGGGCTTTTATAGTACAGAGGGTGCTGGAGTAAATGAAGTCCGCCTGGCCTATGTACTGAATCAGGATGATCTTAAAAGCGCTTTAGTTTGCTTAGAGAAAGCACTCCAAGTGTATCCGGGACGCACAAATTAA